Sequence from the Rutidosis leptorrhynchoides isolate AG116_Rl617_1_P2 chromosome 3, CSIRO_AGI_Rlap_v1, whole genome shotgun sequence genome:
tagttcatttcgagtagatgattttccgtttatacctcgtcttaatccgagttatggtttaggatctatggcctttcgaaagtcaatactcctttgtaacgttgtgctgaaaaattcggacctactcgcacttagaccgtcaccacggtcaaactaagacgagtttgagtctagaaattggtcagcaactagaggactcccatacggagccatggccactgattttgtgtcttttcgatttacgtagaggttgtagcagctgatccaattcagcctattgttttgaccactatacttgattaacttacttggcttttatgatgatgaatgatgatgatgatgacacttaaacttattttatgcactattagaacttataaagacaatctACTGACCTAGTaatctttgatttaggttgacaacTTTTCGGACCGACtttctacttgcacactttcgtatcaacttgtattgcttattcactgtgagttatagcatccctttttactttaactattttgggactaaacatgcgcttttacgttttacatactaggcacgagtacttaaactttatatgtgtgtgggttatacaacggcataaacattccctttagcacggtaacgtttagtcattggtttttgaaccggtgaacgcgaatcttagatatggatccatagggtttgacatccccactcgggctagtcgcgctagcatttaacaggtgtttaatactttgtgaacatacgcactcgccaagtgtactttcagggggttataaacgttaagtctagttaccgggtgcccacggttatacatatactttatcatactgatttgaaacgtttgtttgaagcactgaaatctcgtggcctatattacattactgattccaaacaaactatagctcaccaacattcgtgttgactttttaagcatgtatttctcaggtgtttagacgttgttgcttccgctgttagccttgctgttctagtctcagtgtatagacttgctgttacagacttgctgtgttagactttcgctgcattacttagagatgtctcaagcatggaacttttactttgcattcgcaacttatgttattttcaaaacaatagctttgtaatgaccttagtatcatgtactcatgttaatgtttcctattaatcttttgtaaaacgttatctgttcatgaatgcaaaactggtttccaaacagcatatagtgtttgaccttgtaatgatcctgttgttgatgtatcgtacacgatgattttgtacggggcgtcacagagttcgaaacaaaggctgacttcgttcagtcgccactacctctatacaaactgaaatgaggtgagaccagtggacatggctctgtATATAagtcccctagtttctgaccaatttctagaaccaaactcatcttcatttgaccgtggcggcgatttaagtgcgagtaggtcagaaatttcagcataacgttaaaagggcgtagtgactttcggaaggctataaatcctaaaccgtaactcggattacgaCGAGACCTAAATAGAAAATCATCTACTTGAACCGAAataactggaaatcaactttccagtagcccaggtagcttggtcagacccagaaaacagtaaacaaagtGCTCCAGTggattcttggtgctcgatgctcatcacggttctcatccttgatggctatagcttcaagtgtacaactcgttgatgtgtttgcatcatcttaaccaagttttgaccatcataacactagtgtatgtttaagatatgtagcacaactcatttaagggttgtaagtaggttgatgaaccaaagttacatcaagatcttagatccgacacatacatgagttctaatagtaacattaagctataaacttgaaagtaaactaaataaacaagatctcaAGTTgttgaacttagatcttagttagatattaaagatcctagactaaaaagtttagatctagtgttcttaagttaaaccctaagttatggaacttggatctttactttaataaaaccataagttatgaaacttagatttttgtcTTGTAAAAtgtattttagttcataaacttttgtttacaacaaaattggaagactataagctatagaaacttagatctaacataagtgtatgaagttataactagaaagttaaacttccatgttcttgaacttacaaagtttaaactttagttccaagaaaaatgagatcaagtttaactagtaatacttgaccaaaattaaataaatcactaattgaaatacttacaaaagaaagaaataaactaaagttacaaataacaagttcatgtttgtttcaaacttaagaagattcaagccaaaacttggatctttaagaaaataaaccttaagtttacaaaacatgaacacaagtaagatctcaaagcttatgagctttagatctttataacatcttaagtgtagaaccataagttattagatccttgttcttgacttttcatcaaacaaagatggaagaaaCAAGATTCATGGAGATACAAACTATAAATTTTGATCttgaacaacaaacaacaaactagtaaagatgatgatgatagatttcggtttcaaaggaaaaagaagaagaaaaataaaacatgttacttacaattttgagagaaaagatgagatAAAGAAGTAGTGTAAGAAAGGTGTGTGTGTGGAATGAAGTAATGCTagtatataagtaacaaaaaaaaaatttgaactctccTCCCACTTGCATATGGCCGACGGTATTAGGGGGTTCAAAAGGGAAGGTCAAGCTTGTTATTTCATGTGTGGGAAGGTGGTGAATGCTAGGAAGAGTAATAAGTTAAATACATGGGAAAGAGGTGGTCATGCATGCTTGAACATTTTGTCTCCTCATTaactaattaatctagtttaagCTTAATGAATTATTAGCGTAATGATGGGCTTACTAGTTAGTCCAACAAGTATGTAGGGTGAGCCTTGATAGCCCaagtccaagtccattaacataagtccatgtaagtatgcaacaattaaataaataaagtccaagtaattaactacttgtattacttaattaaaaatgattaataataattaatcatgaacgtaaataatattctaaatattattcgtgaagagcgtgtgtcacaaagacaagtcgggacatggaaagtcaaatacagtaacaagtaaaatgtataagaatacatttattaaagcgcaagtattaataataaatattaataaatataagtcggaaaatccagggtcgttacatgaaGCAACAGTTTAGAGGAATAAGTGGGGACCCAGCTTGGTCAAAAGGTATACTCGGAGCAGCGTTGACCCTGCGGGATGATCATGACAGTGAAAGGGAGCACACGTTGGTGGTTGACTTTAAGGTGATCCGTGTGGAGTCAGAATACGATGCTATCCTTGGGCAACCGGCGTTATCACACTTTACCATCAGCACTTGCCTTTATCAAGGAATCATAACTCTACCTACCTCGCTAGGAAAGCCACACTCAAGTCTAAAGTAACAGCAAAAGACTATCGACTTCAACAGGTACGCATGCACACGTATATAACTAATTGTTTTGAGAATTAAAACTACAGATCATGCGCGGTCACATAATGACGAAATCGGTACTTACATACTTAACCGGATGGAACGCAATGCTTACCGCATTAAAATGAGCACAATCTTACATAATCCGAAACATAAGACCCATATTAGAGTGCGCTTGCACACATACTCGCGCATTCGTTGATTTGTAACACTATTTGACTGCTATCCACAGATTCGAAGTATTCAAGCCGCAGCAAAGGCGAAGAAATATGGGGGCCAGTTCTTCAGGAGCTGGAAATGACGAGGGAGACGAAATTGCCTGCGTGGACTATGAGTTCGATGAGTACAAGGATGAGAAGTTGAGGGAGAGAGCATGTGGCTTCAGCTATGATCATGGTGGATACGGTTACTATTGGTATTAGAAAAGTTTGGATGTTTGTCATAATGCGCATTGTGTCCGGCGCATATTTGAAGTTTGTACTTATAACAATGATCCTAAGCGCTTTATGCGCAATTTAATTTATTTTACGTTTGCATGTCTCCAAGTTATTGTCTGCTAAAATCTTTGTGCCATTTGCATGCAAAGTAGTTCTATAACTTGAAAACGGTGCGCACAATCTTGTAGGCagcgcactcctgcctttgaagggtcgctttctccggcacccgtgcggcagaagcttgtttggcgacAAGCTAGTCTATTATAACCGGACGGTTAAGCGTCATTAGATTGACCTAACCTACCCGCGCAGAACTTGAGatatgcaagtcatgactataaacgaagGAGTTGGTCGCGCCTGATCTCAATCCTAAGTGTTGGGGCACTTAGAAGACTCCCGATGAGCACACATGGATGTTTAACTTAAGCGtatattgtgtgcacaacaatGTATGTGATAAGTTAAATATTGACATGCCTTGAGTATAATTACGATTAAAATCGACAAGAAACTTAGCCAAACAGAATGACAAGTTAACAAATGATCTTGTGCGCTTGACTATACAGTAATTATGAAAAGAGCAAATCACCAAAGATATTGAAACAGCATACATGCACGTTCATAAACTTAAGTGCGCTATAAAAGTCAAACACCATCCACAATAAGAAAAACGCGATAAAGATAGATATTTCATTTCCCAAAAAGTCATTACATACATGCAGGAAATAATAAATTACAACTTTTCAGTTAACAAACGATGAGCGTCGGCAGTAGGATCGTTGGACAAAGCTACCAGCGAAGGAAGACCCTTCTTCAAAGTCTCGAATTGACGCACCGCCGCGTCACGATCGCTCTTACACGAAGACAATTGACCAATCAAATCTTCGCGCTCTTTAGCTAGAGCGCTCTTTTCAGACTCAACAGAGTTAACCTTTTCGGTTAACCCCTCAACCTGAGAAATCAAAGACGCCTTCTCAGCAGCTAAGGCAGACGAGGCGGTAGTTTCCTCTTAGCGCGCTTTTTCTGCCTCCTCGAGCTGTGAGTTCATATGCACGATGCGGTCGTGGGCCTGATTAGCAGTCAATGTGCCCGGTGTAGAAGAGCCCGCGCCATCCAAATGAGCCCTTGCCCCCTGTAGGCAAAACTGAGAACGCATCAAGTTCAACATATTTAGTTGAACATCGAAGCGCCATGCCGCTTCAGGTGGCAGATGCGTAAAGTAGTTGGGGAGTTTGATACTCTCCAGATAGTTGAATTGGGAGGTCATCGTCTTCTCTGGTATTGACAGAAGGTCATTCATACCATAAAACTGCAAGCGAGCCTCTATAAGCAAAAGGATAACCAATTAGTGACATAATTAGTAGCGCAATTGTTCATAACTTAAGCAAAATGAAACTACCTTTTGCCTTCTTAGCGCGTTTACGCTTATGCCCACTCTTGGTTGGGGCCTCAGTCACCTTGGGCCCTCGGCATCCACTCGCTGAGAATCGTCACCCGCGTGACTCTCATGTTGCCCAGCGCCACCAGAGGCGTTAGCTCTCAAGCCTTGCTCGCCCTCATTCTCCATTTCGGGCACCTCAGTGTAAACACCCGTGATATCGCGAGACGCAAGGAGCCTGTCTATACGCATCTCTCCAAATTCAAAAAAGATATGTTAGAAGGAAGCAATGGAAAGAAGACAAGTACAAAGTTAATGCCCATCTGCCGCCTACCATTATCATTGGCATCTTTGATAACTGGCAGGGCAGGCGGATAGGGACACAAGTTAGCAATCCGCAAGATATCGCTGCTGTATTGGCGAATGGGGAGTTCGCGGTTATAGAAATGCTCAAGCCTCCGTGCATCAACTGGGGAGAGAGGGGGTTTAATGATTAACCGTGAATCTTTCTCGGCCGTATGCCACGCGCGAATATTTCTATAAGCAAGGGGAATAAATGTATCATCAATATAAAAGAATGAGTTCTTCCATTTATTGCGCACCCCAGCTTTCAGGTGCTTCAGAAAGTTAATCATGTCGTCAAAAGCATACCAACTCTACTGGCTTCTGAGGTACGAAAACACGTGTTTAAATAGAGCTAGCGAGGGAGAGAACCGGTAATGATGACAAATCATCTCGAAAAGGGTAACGCGACACGCACTATACGGGTGCAGCTGGCCAATACCAATGTTGAAATAATTAAGGATCTATATGAAAAAAGGAGTAGAAGGATAGCGCACATTTCCTTCCACCACGACTTGCCGATACACGGTGACCTTACCATCAATAACGGTATCTGCGCGTTGATTCGAAAGCGGCGCTATGGGATTCAAATCAGCCAAAGGGGGGTACCAGTCCACCAAAAGCGCGATTTTACGGGCTGTCTTAATGGACCTAATGACTCCACAATTCGGAGGATCGCCAGTATAAGAAGAAGATGCCATCTATTAACAAATAATTCAAAAGACCGTAAGTAAAGAAACTAAACACGCGCTAACCTGAAAAAAACTTAAAGACGATATCGAAGAAGCAGTAAGCCGAGAAGATTTGCGCAGGTTTGAAGAATACAGAAGGAGTAAAAAATGAGAGAGGTAGTTATGAGATATTTATAGGGAAGTAAAAAACACGAAAGAGATCTCAAGAGAAGTTGAAAAGGGCGGTTAAAATATGAACGGCAGAGATGGAGCCACGTGTCAAAAGCCGGAAAGGAAGAAGTACGAGGTAACCAAGGGCGACGGAAATGACAGGATGATCACTGTAGCAACTGACAAACGTCGCCTAAAATACCTTGCATTTAATGCAGTAGGACACAACATTGTTCAAATAAAAATAGAAGAAAGCGAAGGTGCTTGGAGAGGAATAGGCAGACGGTGGTCATAAGTTGAGTTCAACGCCATGCGCAGTACCTGCGCATACCTttgaactgggggacttaatgatacgcatacccgatcagctcGTGTAGCGTATCAAAGAGCATCGCCACAAGAGTCGTAAGAGACGCTCGCTTAGGCAGGTAGCGCTAAAGAAACAACTATAGCGCTGATCCCATCCATGCGCATTGGTGACGTGCACATGTCAGGCGATGCTGTAGCTGGCAGAGGACACCTGACAGACAAGAGGTCAAgtccgacaagaacacttttttACTTTTGTCGGGTTACCTCACTCAAAGATGTACTATTggcaggccacgatccttttaaccttattatgTGGCGATAAAAGAGAAGAAGGATTGCCCTATAAATAAAGGACTTCGTCCACAGCATGGAGCAAGGAACATTCACTTCACACACACTcacacactatcaacaatagcgcaTAGTGCTGTTtaacccgcgctaccggacttaaAAACATCTCACTAGATATTCTTGATATACAGGTAAAgttctatgaacataaaccctataACCTAGCGCGAGCCATCGCCAGCCGGTTAACCCGTTGATGGTGGGTATATGTTTAACCACCCTTACAGAGATCATCATCTCgtgaggggttattcacggtactccggaccggagagttaaacccaattgacccttaaatcccccttctttgatgtcaagcatggaccgaacccgacccgattaaTCTATGCTTGATCAAAACCCTTAAATCCCTCTTGTTTGTTGATCTTGCATGAACCGAACCATttggaccattttatgcttgatcaatGAACTGTATCGGAAGCCGATTACTAGAATTAGAAACAATGCCCTTTTGAACTCCCTccatattacccataacctcgatGAAAGTCGCTAAAGAATCTCCTTCGGTTAAACCCCTAGTAATCGAATCGATACACGTTTTACCATTATAATTGTCGAACTTGGGCGCGGCGGCTCGAAACCAATAAGGCCCTTCACAATACCATCATTTGACCCGTTAGAAAAACAACGACTATGCCAACTACAAAAGGGCCTGCTGAATCCGGACCAAATTAtttgatatataaaaaaaagaaacaaaTACAAACCGAGAAACCCGAGCATAACTAGACAAAACCTACACAAAGCTCGCAACACCAATACAAAGACAAAGTGTtactaagcaaaaaaaaaaaaaaaaaaaaaaaacgacaaAAACATAACGAAATAGATGAAATCCAATCTAACCGGCAACCGGGAGAGATTCATCTAAAGACGAAAAGGAAAGTCGCCAACAATCTAGCTAAAAGAATCAAGCGTCTTTGATAAATTCCTTAAACACTTCTAACTCCTCAACGTGCATCAATTTCTTTTTAAATTCTTTTTTCGACTTCTTAACATGAACCGTATCGAAAGACGAATTACTAGAAATCCATAACCTTGAGAATCGCCTATCTTAGATTTATTTTTATTTGATATTGATATAAAAAAACGAAAGTAAATTATTTGACCCGTAAAGTTATTTTGTGACCACCCGAGTTGAATTTAGGGGCGGGAAGGGAAGAAGGAAGCAATACTTGTTTCGTACGATTTAGACCTCTTCGTTTTCATACTTGCACTCCACATCAAAATGGCTCGAAACAAGGTTAACTTCGTTCCTTAACCCTTTTTTTTTTGTTCATCTCATGTTTATTTATCGCAATCAGTTGCTGTTTAGGGCATAGATGCCAATAAACTTATACTCAttctttttaataaataattacaGTATACTATTATGGAATAAAACACTGCTGTTCATTTCAATTTCTGCTCAGATGTTGAATTTTATCTGTTATGGTTCATATGTTTGAATATATAGTGTACGATTGAATTGTTAATTTGACAGTTGCTAAATGTTAGGGCAAAAAATGGACTTAACATGTAACATTATTATGCGTAGCTCTTTATCCTTAATTATCTTTTTATGTTTTGGCTTGTAATAAACCGATTATTTGATGTCTAAATGTAGCAAGTAAACTATGTACTAATAATCAGTTAGGGTACACGAACCTATTCGGTACTCTATTTGGGGAGAGCTAGTATTTTGCTCAGATGTAAGCGGCCTAATCAGTTACATAAAACACATCTAAATGTGTTGTTTAGACCATATTTAACCCTGATGGGCGTGTTGGCGTGTTGCTGGGTAGGGGTGGGGTGCTTGATGGGCGTGCTAGTAAACTGGGAAATAATGGGGTGGAGTGTTGAGTGGCGtgttgggtgatgtgttaaaatatgaTTGGAAGGTGGGTGAAATAGtggataaaaataaattaaaaattttttGACCAATCAAAATTGGCCCATAAACCTGCACGCCATCTTTGTTCAAGTGCTCCTACCACGCACGCCAACCTTGAAGGCCTCCAACACGCCGCGTTAGAGGCGTGTTGAATGGGTGTTGCAGGCACACAAGAGGCTAGCACGCCCCATTGGAGATTTTCTTATGCCTAAGCTCTAATATTTGATTATAAAATTACTTAAGTCTCAAAGCTGCACCTAACACAGTTCATATTTTTTCTATGATTTACTACATGATGTTTTCGTATCGCTGAAATGTAACCTAAAGCCTTCTTTGGTTTGTTGTTTGGGATCAATATAGTCCATAGGTATAGTGTGGAATGGGAATATGTAGGATGTTGGAATTATATTCGATAATACTGCTTGGGTTTACATTTGGGTTTGGATGTACAGTTTAAGATACTGATTTGAATGGTCTTCTCTACTAATACCGTAAGAGAACTCaggaatttatatattaatattaatattaatactaatactaaaggtTAATAGTGATTTATGTATCAACCGTTCATCCCATAGTCCTTCAAATCATAACCAGATATGTTTAGCTAGATGTAACAAAAATAGAACAAAAGTTGATTGTAAGACTTATAATCAAACATGAGTATATAGGTATTATTTCATTCCCTGCCGACAAAACTTCATACCAAACACCCCATAATATTCTTATGTGCAAAAATATAGGTCTTGTAAACAAGCTGGTTTACTTTGTTAATACCATtttcaagaaaattgaaaaattgAATAAGAAGTTGGTTTACTAAAAAATTGTTGTTGGAATATATACAGGAAGGATTGATTTTATTGATTGATGTTGGTCCATCAATGCACGGTGTCTTACCAGAGATTCAGAAGGTTTGCTCTTTGCTAGTACAGAAAAAGgtatattcttatttttatttgttGTAGTCTTAATCCTATAGATTTTGCTTATGTTAATTTGTCTTAACCTACCAAAATTCATATCTTTGCAGCTGGTTTATAGCAAATATGATGAAGTAGGAGTTGTTGTATTCGGAACAGAAGGTAATATAAATGTAGTTGACCATGCTTCATCGCTATTACcactagttttatttatttattttttttttttgtgtgtgtgtgtgttttagaaTCATATCAAGTCCATGAATTTTACCTTAACTGGAGCCATTATCAATTAGTTATTTTCAGTTGCACGAGGCTAATTTGTATACATCCTTCATAAGTATACTGCTACATCAAGTGAAtcaaccgttttttttttttttttgtcttattTGTATTTTGGGTCTGTATATTTTACAGATACTAAGAATGATCTGACAAAAGAAGTGGGTGGATATGAACACGTCACCGTTTTGCAGCCAATCAAAGTCGTGGATGGAGATCTTGTTGATGTTACACAACAACTTCCTTTAGGAACAGTTCCCGGTGATTGTATCCTACGTTTTTCATGTTACATTATCTATATCACATACGTTTTCCAACACTTTTATCTTAGAAAAGAAGATTCTATGTCCAATGCGGCTCTCTATAAGCTCATCATGTCATGCAGGTCATCATATAAGTCTACATTGTACTTGTTGGTTTCAAAACTTAGCATTTGATACCTTGACTTAGATGACAGTTATGGATGCCATTGTTGTGGGAATGGATATGCTAATTAAGAAATATCAAGATACTTTAAAGGGTAAAAAACGTATATGTCTTATTACTAATGCTATGTACCCTATCAAAGCACCGTACGAAGGTTCAAAAGAAGATCAAGTCAACACTATCGCTGAGCAGATGAATACATGTGGGATGAAAATTGATTGTATCGTGTATAGGGGAAATCAAGAACAGGATGCACAGGATAAATCTATCATTGAAGAAAATGATATGTTGCTGAGTATATTTTCAAAAAAGACAAAGGCAAAGGCAGTGCATGTTGAGAGTTCGACTTCATTATTAGGTGCTCTGAGGACTCGTAATATAGCTCCTGTAACCACATTCAGGGGTGATCTCGAAATAAGCTCTGCCTTCAAAATAAAGGTGGTTTATATATTTATCACATCACATAATTATATTAATTGAGTTATTGGGTATCATATTAAGACACAAGTTTATGTTGTATTTAGAAATAATGGACAAAAAGTGTTTTGGCCCGACTTATACCAAAAGTTAGCCTTTTTGGTTTGCAGCCCAACCCACCCATTTTGGCACCTCTATCCATGACCACAATTTACAAAGGATTACATCACTCGCATATGTAGCCTACAACATAGCTTATGATAATCAAACCAAGATATTGGTTTGATGTATCAATCTTTTCCTGTTTTTTCTTGAACTGAAACTGAGTTTCTTACTCTTGCTAATGGTCAGGTTTGGGTCTACAAGAAAACTTGTGAAGAAAAGTTCCctactttaaaaaaatattctgACAAAGCACCTTCAACAGATAAATTTGCCACTCATGAAATTAAATTAGATTACGAGTATAAAAGTATTCAAGATCCCAATAAGGTTGTACCGCCTGAACAAAGGATAAAAGGCTATAGATATGGACCTCAAGTGATTCCTATCTCATCTGCTGAATTAGAAGCAGTGAAATTCAGACCAGAGAAAGGCGTTAAACTTTTAGGATTCACAAACGCTTCAAATGTTATGCGGTACGATTACGTTTTTATCTATTGAGATAGATAGCCTtaattttatatgtatacataaagtAATTGGACTGTTTACTCTGACTTCATTTTTTTAAATCTTTATGGCAGACACTACTATATGAAAGATGTCAACATCTTTATTGCCGATCCTGGCAACAAAAAGGCTGCTATTGCGGTATCTGCACTCGCAAGAGCAATGAAGGAAATGAATAAAGTTGCAATTTTACGATGTGTATGGAGACAAGGGCAAGCTAATGTTGTCATAGGTGTTCTAACTCCTAATGTATCTGACAAGGATAACATTGTGAGTTCTCGGTTGCCTTTTTGGTGGCTTTTGACTTTTGTCCATTTGTTGCTGTTGACATTATTCATTAAATGACAGGCAGATTCGTTTTACTTCAATGTTCTTCCGTTTGCTGAAGACGTTCGAGAGTTTCAGTTTCCGTCGTTCAGCAACCTTCCGACATCTGTCCAGCCAAATGCAGAACAGCAAGAAGCTGCTGATAAGTTGGTAATGATGCTGGATTTAGCACCGGCTGGTAAGGAGGAAGCTTTAAGGCCAGATTTCACCCCAAATCCTGTTTTGGAGGTATGTAGTTGTGAGTTGTTTTCGAGTAATTAGAAGCAAAACTGATTCTAGTACTGCTACTATAGGGGGTAAGATGGTCAAGCTGGGTTACACGTTACAACAACAGGTTTAAACGAGTTACTTTAAGCAGTGATGTTAACGTCGACCGTCTTAGGCAACTAGTCGGTTAATTGACTAGCCACTGGCGATTCAAGTTATATTTGAATGTTACTTTAGTGGTCGTTTACCTTCAAAAACTacaaatttgaaaaatatatgtgGTTCGGGTAGTTAAATTTACTGGTGTCCTACACAATTTaaagaaaaactataaattcgaaaaatatatggggtcatgtAGTTAAATTAAGTGGTGTCCTAATTTAAAGATTACATAAAAATTTTAAACTAGCGGTGTCCCGTGACCCACGGGT
This genomic interval carries:
- the LOC139897277 gene encoding ATP-dependent DNA helicase 2 subunit KU80-like: MARNKEGLILLIDVGPSMHGVLPEIQKVCSLLVQKKLVYSKYDEVGVVVFGTEDTKNDLTKEVGGYEHVTVLQPIKVVDGDLVDVTQQLPLGTVPGDFMDAIVVGMDMLIKKYQDTLKGKKRICLITNAMYPIKAPYEGSKEDQVNTIAEQMNTCGMKIDCIVYRGNQEQDAQDKSIIEENDMLLSIFSKKTKAKAVHVESSTSLLGALRTRNIAPVTTFRGDLEISSAFKIKVWVYKKTCEEKFPTLKKYSDKAPSTDKFATHEIKLDYEYKSIQDPNKVVPPEQRIKGYRYGPQVIPISSAELEAVKFRPEKGVKLLGFTNASNVMRHYYMKDVNIFIADPGNKKAAIAVSALARAMKEMNKVAILRCVWRQGQANVVIGVLTPNVSDKDNIADSFYFNVLPFAEDVREFQFPSFSNLPTSVQPNAEQQEAADKLVMMLDLAPAGKEEALRPDFTPNPVLERFYHHLELKSKDPDAAVPPLDATLKRITEPDSDVMSQNKLVIDNFRRHFELKENPKLKKSSRRLLKDKTSGSFELEAGKNDADSTDLAVSTSKVKVETIGDSSPVPDFEAMISRRDSPEWVSKAIFAMKNKVIDLVESSYEGDTYPKALECLVALRKGCVIEQEPKQFNNFLRHLFRFCQEKDLSSFSEYLATNDVTFITKTEAEDSEIEEKDARSLFVKAEPNTQLV